From the genome of Vitis riparia cultivar Riparia Gloire de Montpellier isolate 1030 chromosome 2, EGFV_Vit.rip_1.0, whole genome shotgun sequence, one region includes:
- the LOC117904963 gene encoding poly [ADP-ribose] polymerase tankyrase-1, with protein MGKERNSEIEDIHNAARSGDLLKLQSICSSNPLAVNSRDKHSRTPLHLAAWAGQTQVVTYLCKHKADVGAAAMDDMGAIHFAAQKGHLEVVRTLLSSGASVKAITRKGMTPLHYAAQGSHLDLAKYLVRKGGSLSAKSKAGKTPLDLAGSEEFRTVLVECERLSRKGDKNVKDKVEESEEPKPSILEKAENSDGKVAADGDGEEHENTDVKRKADEDSEEHEDTDVKRKADEDGEVQEDTDVKRKADEDGTKEEASKVPKKARVALNHLLSADYTQEDEENM; from the exons ATGGGGAAGGAAAGAAACTCAGAAATTGAAGATATTCACAACGCAGCCAGATCCGGTGACCTTCTAAAACTTCAATCCATTTGCAGTTCCAATCCTTTAGCAGTCAATTCCAGAGATAAGCACTCCAGAACCCC ACTACATTTAGCCGCATGGGCTGGGCAGACACAGGTGGTAACCTATCTCTGCAAGCACAAGGCTGATGTTGGTGCTGCAGCGATGGACGACATGGGTGCAATTCACTTTGCTGCCCAGAAAGGACATCTAGAAGTCGTCCGCACTCTGCTTTCATCTGGGGCCTCAGTCAAAGCTATCACCCGCAAGGGCATGACCCCACTTCACTATGCAGCTCAAGGATCCCATCTCGATCTTGCCAAGTACTTGGTAAGGAAAGGCGGTAGTCTCAGTGCCAAGTCAAAAGCAGGAAAAACCCCTCTTGATCTTGCAGGCAGTGAAGAATTCCGCACTGTTTTGGTAGAATGTGAGAGGTTATCTAGGAAAGGAGATAAGAATGTTAAAGACAAAGTTGAAGAATCGGAAGAGCCAAAGCCATCAATCTTGGAAAAAGCAGAGAATTCTGATGGCAAAGTTGCTGCAGATGGGGATGGTGAAGAACACGAGAACACAGACGTCAAGAGGAAAGCTGATGAAGATAGTGAAGAACACGAGGACACAGACGTCAAGAGGAAAGCTGATGAAGATGGTGAAGTACAAGAGGACACGGATGTCAAGAGGAAAGCTGATGAAGATGGTACCAAGGAAGAAGCCTCGAAGGTACCGAAAAAGGCCAGAGTTGCTCTTAATCATCTTCTAAGCGCTGATTACACTCAAGAGGATGAAGAAAACATGTAA